In one window of Euwallacea similis isolate ESF13 chromosome 4, ESF131.1, whole genome shotgun sequence DNA:
- the LOC136408237 gene encoding cuticle protein 6-like, with translation MKQFMIFFCIAVSALARPDGLLPDQHAHVSVTQSTDGTYRFFSHVTDSFRSEERFPDGSVVGEYSITDPNGIIQRFKYTAGAEGFKIIEGPVPVAPVDVSVPVQVPAVPNVPVSEYSGHSSAFEGVAPSAPAVVTHEVPVPVEYTAEVKAAREAHLALHQAIAHALGH, from the exons atgaagcaattCATG ATCTTTTTCTGCATTGCGGTCTCAGCCCTGGCTCGCCCAGACGGTCTTCTCCCAGACCAACATGCTCATGTCTCCGTCACCCAAAGCACCGATGGTACCTACAGGTTTTTCTCCCATGTAACTGACTCCTTCAGATCTGAAGAACGGTTCCCCGATGGATCTGTCGTCGGAGAGTACTCCATCACCGACCCCAATGGAATAATCCAAAGATTCAAATACACTGCAGGAGCTGAAGGTTTCAAAATCATCGAGGGCCCAGTGCCAGTAGCTCCAGTTGACGTTTCTGTGCCCGTGCAAGTACCTGCAGTCCCAAATGTTCCTGTCAGTGAGTACTCAGGTCATTCGTCAGCTTTCGAAGGGGTTGCTCCCAGTGCTCCAGCTGTGGTGACTCATGAGGTGCCAGTACCTGTGGAATACACTGCTGAAGTTAAGGCCGCAAGAGAAGCTCATCTAGCTTTGCATCAGGCTATAGCTCATGCTCTTGGACATTGA
- the LOC136408540 gene encoding synaptotagmin 1-like produces MAPRVSFVYKRAAPEPPRETITTTTEASPKLPDTKQMEITTTMSPTGVSGEGPHIFNNRSYHPSHGRTTPSVPEIKSNEGGAAKEVLDAFDTLQKETHMEKWVLVTILIAVCAIILGVCFCCIRRCFRKRRSKDKKGMKGADLKSINLLGSSYKEQVQPDMDELTANAEEPDEGEKPEIQKLGKLQFKLEYDFNQNSLSVTVIQAEDLPALDMGGTSDPYVKVYLLPDKKKKFETKVHRKTLNPVFNETFVFKGIPYAEAMNKTLVFAIFDFDRFSKHDQIGEVKVPLCQIDLAQTIEEWRELQSVEGEGGQDNKLGDICFSLRYVPTAGKLTVVILEAKNLKKMDVGGLSDPYVKIALMQNGKRLKKKKTSIKKCTLNPYYNESFTFEVPFEQIQKVNLVITVVDYDRIGTSEPIGKVVLGYNASGTELRHWSDMLASPRRPIAQWHTLKDPEDEKKD; encoded by the exons ATGGCGCCACGCGTAAGCTTTGTCTACAAGAGGGCGGCGCCCGAACCCCCTCGCGAGACCATTACCACCACCACCGAGGCATCCCCTAAACTACCAGATACGAAGCAGATGGAGATAACTACTACGATGTCTCCCACTGGCGTATCGGGAGAAGGTCCTCATATCTTTAATAATAGATCATATCATCCATCTCACGGTCGTACAACCCCATCGGTACCAG AAATTAAATCCAACGAAGGGGGTGCTGCCAAGGAAGTGCTAGACGCCTTCGACACCTTGCAGAAAGAGACCCACATGGAGAAATGGGTGTTAGTTACCATTCTTATTG CTGTCTGTGCGATAATCTTGGGAGTATGCTTCTGCTGCATAAGAAGATGCTTCCGAAAGCGGCGATCGAAGGACAAAAAGGGCATGAAAGGGGCAGACTTGAAATCGATCAACTTATTAGGGTCTTCCTACAAGGAGCAG GTACAGCCCGACATGGACGAACTAACGGCGAACGCTGAGGAACCTGACGAGGGCGAGAAACCAGAGATTCAGAAACTTGGAAAACTTCAATTTAAG CTTGAATACGACTTCAATCAAAACAGCTTATCAGTAACAGTAATCCAGGCCGAAGACCTTCCTGCTTTGGACATGGGAGGCACCTCTGATCCTTACGTCAAGGTTTACCTTCTTCcagacaaaaaaaagaaatttgaaactaaAGTCCACAGGAAAACCCTCAATCCCGTGTTCAATGAAACCTTCGTTTTCAAG GGTATTCCCTACGCTGAAGCAATGAACAAGACCTTGGTGTTTGCCATATTCGATTTTGATCGTTTCTCTAAACACGATCAGATCGGAGAGGTGAAAGTTCCACTATGCCAGATCGATTTGGCACAGACCATCGAGGAATGGAGGGAACTGCAAAGCGTCGAAGGAGAAGGTGGCCAG GACAATAAGTTGGGAGACATTTGTTTCTCGCTGAGATACGTCCCCACTGCTGGCAAACTAACTGTCGTTATCCTGGAAGccaaaaatcttaaaaaaatggacGTTGGTGGATTATCTG ACCCTTATGTAAAAATCGCACTGatgcaaaatggaaaaaggCTCAAGAAGAAGAAGACCAGCATCAAGAAATGTACCCTCAATCCTTACTACAATGAATCATTCACTTTCGAAGTACCTTTTGAACAAATACAG AAAGTGAACCTGGTTATCACAGTGGTGGACTACGACAGAATTGGCACTTCTGAACCTATAGGAAAAGTTGTATTGGGCTACAATGCGAGTGGAACGGAGCTCCGCCATTGGTCGGACATGCTGGCATCGCCGCGCAGACCCATCGCGCAATGGCACACCCTCAAAGATCCTGAGGATGAGAAGAAGGACTAA
- the osi gene encoding electron transfer flavoprotein regulatory factor 1: MNMSNMSQRSRVLTLYRTLLHLGKHWPAGFNYFRQRLHIAFFKNREETDPKKIEEMIKKGEFVAKEIETLYMLKKYRTLKRRYYSDN; encoded by the exons ATGAATATGTCTAATATGTCCCAAAGAAGTCGCGTATTAACTTTGTATAGAACT CTGTTACACTTGGGAAAACACTGGCCTGCAGGATTCAATTACTTCAGGCAAAGATTGCATATagctttctttaaaaatagagaagaaaCTGATCCTAAGAAAATTGAGGAAATGATTAAAAAGGGGGAGTTTGTGGCCAAAGAGATTGAGACCCTATACATGCTCAAGAAGTATCGAACTTTGAAAAGACGCTATTATAGTGATAACTAG
- the LOC136408379 gene encoding uncharacterized protein, with translation MESSSKEPDVYLRTMLNSPLKYTPAVPVPDWSPASTIPTPNSNQPLNLTSKPNPSILTVTIPGAVAGEPHTNITFQNCVATVNLRTTLDLTTINAKTRNTEYNPARFRGVVMRIREPRATALIFGSGKIVCTGARNEHDALLATKKFARIIEKLGFNIKFEEFMIQNLVATCDLRFPIKLESLNHMHGQFSRYEPELFAGLIYRMLKPKIVILIFVNGKIVFTGGKSREDIKEALENIYPILRSFRKN, from the exons ATGGAAAGCAGCAGTAAAGAACCAGATGTATACTTAAGAACTATGCTAAATTCGCCCCTCAAATACACGCCTGCAGTCCCAGTACCAGATTGGAGTCCTGCGAGTACTATACCAACCCCTAATTCAAATCAACCCTTAAATTTG ACCTCAAAACCCAATCCCTCCATATTAACCGTTACGATACCAGGAGCAGTCGCAGGAGAACCTCACACCAACATTACTTTTCA AAACTGTGTAGCAACGGTGAATCTACGGACAACTTTAGACTTAACAACAATTAACGCCAAGACGAGAAACACTGAATACAATCCTGCTCGTTTTCGTGGAGTCGTCATGAGGATAAGAGAACCACGTGCCACAGCCCTCATATTTGGGTCAGGGAAAATTGTCTGCACAGGAGCGAGAAATGAACACGACGCCCTTTTGGCCACCAAGAAATTCGCTCGGATCATCGAAAAACTCGGATTTAAT ATAAAATTCGAGGAATTCATGATACAAAACCTGGTTGCAACTTGCGATTTGCGATTTCCCATCAAGCTGGAAAGCTTAAATCATATGCATGGGCAGTTCAGCag ataCGAGCCAGAGCTGTTCGCTGGTTTAATCTATCGCATGCTGAAACCCAAAATTGTGATATTGATTTTTGTCAAcggaaaaatagtttttactGGGGGTAAGAGCCGGGAGGACATCAAAGAAGCTTTGGAGAACATATATCCTATTCTCAGGAGCTTCAGGAAAAATTAG